One genomic segment of Desulfomicrobium sp. ZS1 includes these proteins:
- a CDS encoding PHP domain-containing protein has product MPEIDLHTHSTASDGTLSPAELVAAAVAARLKAIALTDHDTVIGLPEACAAGRELDLEVIGGCELSVEFERGSMHLLGLWLPQHPKHLQATLDHLSVLRTARNENIIANLNAYGVDITRAELENITTGGSIGRPHFAQLLVQKGFAINFQDAFMNWLRPGTKGYAPKEKLSPRQTIELLKDEQATVILAHPCTLKLEKDETENVLRELKDFGLDGMEVFYSMHTQAQTNFYANICRKLDLLQSAGSDFHGDNKRGIALGRGKGGMRPSYELVLRMKEARSKLGLQLPLCS; this is encoded by the coding sequence ATGCCGGAAATAGATCTGCACACCCACTCCACCGCTTCCGATGGCACCTTGAGCCCTGCGGAACTTGTTGCTGCGGCCGTGGCGGCACGCCTCAAAGCCATCGCTCTGACCGACCACGACACGGTCATCGGGCTGCCCGAAGCCTGCGCCGCCGGACGCGAGCTCGACCTGGAGGTCATCGGAGGGTGCGAACTGAGCGTTGAATTCGAACGCGGCAGCATGCATCTGCTGGGTCTCTGGCTGCCCCAGCACCCGAAACACCTGCAGGCCACCTTAGACCACCTGAGCGTCCTGCGCACGGCGCGCAATGAAAACATCATCGCGAACCTGAACGCCTACGGCGTAGATATCACCCGCGCCGAGCTGGAAAACATCACCACCGGCGGCTCCATCGGCCGGCCCCATTTCGCGCAACTGCTGGTGCAAAAAGGATTCGCCATCAATTTCCAGGACGCATTCATGAACTGGCTGCGACCGGGGACCAAGGGCTACGCACCCAAGGAAAAGCTCTCGCCCCGCCAGACCATCGAGCTCCTCAAAGACGAGCAGGCCACGGTCATCCTGGCCCATCCCTGCACTTTGAAACTCGAAAAAGACGAGACCGAAAATGTGCTACGCGAGCTCAAAGACTTCGGACTCGACGGCATGGAGGTCTTCTATTCCATGCACACTCAGGCCCAGACAAATTTCTACGCGAACATCTGCCGCAAGCTGGACCTGCTCCAGAGCGCGGGCTCGGACTTTCATGGCGACAACAAGCGGGGCATCGCCCTGGGCCGCGGCAAGGGCGGCATGCGGCCATCCTACGAGCTGGTGCTGCGCATGAAAGAAGCACGCAGCAAGCTCGGCCTTCAACTTCCGCTCTGCTCCTGA
- a CDS encoding peptidase U32 family protein has product MHALPELLVPVGSPDKLTTALRYGADAVYLGGQALSLRAKTDGFSFSQLRDAVKLAHAGGTKVYFTLNLLAWEEHLPGVETYLEELAGIDVDGLIIADPGIMSMAMKRVPHIPIHVSTQVSTSNSATAAFWRDLGARRVNVARELGAARIRAMVRKVPDLEFEVFVHGAMCMAVSGRCLLSSHLTRRSGNLGQCTHPCRFDYKVTAVRLEERLRPGEDTWEIQCDGEFSQVMAAEDLCLIKYVNWFRKNGVASLKIEGRMKTPSYLAQVTDVYRTALDDLAAGTFRPGLYLEELQQLATRPLTSAFFTPQSVTLLPALSRSLTKNIVGRLVEPAGDDCWIMDVKHRFETGSPLEILFPGLRRPVLGAGDYGVENAEGERLSTVHGGMRVMLRCAYPGLEAGMFLRAHHPGVYNSQAG; this is encoded by the coding sequence ATGCACGCACTACCAGAACTCCTCGTCCCTGTCGGCAGCCCGGACAAACTGACCACAGCCCTGCGCTACGGAGCCGACGCCGTGTATCTGGGCGGCCAGGCCCTTAGCCTACGCGCCAAAACCGACGGTTTCTCCTTTTCCCAGCTCCGTGACGCCGTGAAGCTGGCCCACGCTGGCGGAACCAAAGTCTATTTCACCCTGAACCTGCTGGCCTGGGAGGAGCACCTGCCCGGCGTGGAAACCTACCTGGAGGAGCTTGCAGGCATCGACGTGGACGGGCTCATCATCGCCGACCCCGGCATCATGAGCATGGCCATGAAACGCGTCCCGCACATCCCGATCCACGTCTCGACCCAGGTAAGCACTTCCAATTCCGCCACGGCCGCGTTCTGGCGCGACCTGGGCGCGCGCCGCGTCAACGTGGCCCGCGAACTGGGCGCCGCCCGCATCCGTGCCATGGTGCGAAAAGTCCCGGATCTGGAGTTCGAAGTCTTCGTGCACGGAGCCATGTGCATGGCCGTGTCAGGGCGCTGCCTGCTTTCCTCCCACCTGACCAGGCGCTCGGGCAACCTGGGCCAATGCACGCACCCCTGCCGCTTCGACTACAAGGTCACGGCCGTGCGGCTGGAAGAGCGCCTGCGCCCCGGCGAGGACACCTGGGAGATCCAGTGCGACGGTGAGTTCAGCCAGGTCATGGCCGCCGAGGACCTTTGCCTCATCAAATATGTGAATTGGTTCCGCAAAAACGGCGTGGCCAGCCTCAAGATCGAAGGCCGCATGAAGACGCCCTCCTACCTGGCCCAAGTCACGGACGTGTACCGCACGGCCCTGGACGACCTCGCCGCCGGGACCTTCCGCCCCGGACTCTATTTGGAGGAATTGCAGCAATTGGCCACCCGCCCCCTGACTTCAGCCTTCTTCACTCCTCAATCCGTGACCCTGCTTCCGGCCCTGTCCAGATCCCTGACCAAAAACATCGTGGGCAGGCTGGTCGAGCCCGCCGGAGATGACTGTTGGATCATGGATGTCAAGCACCGCTTCGAGACCGGCTCGCCACTAGAAATCCTGTTCCCCGGCTTGCGCCGCCCGGTTCTGGGCGCGGGCGACTATGGCGTGGAAAACGCCGAGGGCGAGCGCCTGTCCACGGTCCACGGCGGGATGCGGGTAATGCTGCGCTGCGCCTATCCGGGCCTTGAAGCGGGCATGTTCCTGCGCGCCCACCACCCCGGCGTCTACAACAGCCAGGCCGGCTGA
- the infA gene encoding translation initiation factor IF-1 — protein sequence MAKEESIEVEGVVEEAMPNAMFLVRLENNHQVLGHISGKMRKFYIRILPGDRVKLELSPYDLTRGRITYRFK from the coding sequence ATGGCCAAGGAAGAGTCTATCGAAGTTGAAGGTGTCGTCGAGGAAGCCATGCCCAATGCCATGTTTCTGGTTCGCCTGGAAAATAACCATCAGGTGCTCGGGCATATCTCCGGAAAGATGCGCAAGTTTTACATCCGAATCCTGCCCGGCGACAGGGTCAAGTTGGAGCTTTCTCCCTATGACCTGACCCGCGGCAGAATCACCTACCGCTTCAAATAA
- a CDS encoding tRNA1(Val) (adenine(37)-N6)-methyltransferase has translation MTAAAVDQARRNFPRGLSQPESGFRFSMDALLLAAFAGREQVRGRVLDLGTGCGVVGLGLALDHPDFFGIGLDLNPDMLRHARENVCRLGFAESFALLRADACGPWGIAPESMDLVLCNPPYRDPGRGRICPDEAKTLARFERRAELVDFVRAAAYLLRNRKSCVFIHLAERVDELLDLLRVSRLQPKEVLFVHQRQDTTARLVLVRSLKNGGPGLTVHPPLILHEGRGSETRLSAAALSFCPRLACNAGSKNRNSRINGGNSESSGT, from the coding sequence ATGACAGCTGCGGCCGTGGATCAGGCCCGGCGGAATTTTCCGCGCGGGCTCTCCCAGCCGGAGTCGGGTTTTCGTTTTTCTATGGACGCGCTGCTGCTGGCCGCTTTTGCCGGACGGGAGCAGGTGCGCGGCCGGGTCCTCGATCTGGGAACCGGATGCGGGGTGGTGGGGCTTGGATTGGCCCTTGACCACCCCGATTTTTTTGGGATTGGCCTGGACCTGAACCCGGACATGCTCCGGCATGCCCGCGAAAATGTCTGCCGTCTGGGTTTCGCGGAGAGCTTCGCCCTGCTCCGGGCCGACGCCTGCGGGCCCTGGGGGATTGCGCCCGAAAGCATGGATCTGGTGCTGTGCAATCCGCCGTACCGTGATCCGGGCCGGGGGCGGATCTGTCCGGACGAGGCCAAGACCCTGGCGCGTTTCGAGCGCCGGGCCGAGCTTGTGGATTTTGTCCGCGCCGCCGCGTATCTGCTGCGCAACCGCAAGAGCTGCGTCTTCATTCATCTGGCCGAGCGTGTCGATGAACTGCTGGACTTGCTGCGCGTCTCCCGGCTGCAGCCCAAGGAGGTGCTGTTCGTGCATCAGCGTCAGGATACAACGGCCCGGCTGGTGCTTGTGCGCAGTCTCAAGAACGGCGGACCGGGCCTGACGGTGCATCCGCCCCTGATTTTGCACGAGGGCCGGGGCAGTGAAACGCGCCTGAGTGCAGCGGCGCTGTCTTTTTGTCCGCGTCTGGCTTGCAACGCGGGCTCCAAAAACAGGAATTCCCGCATAAATGGCGGGAATTCCGAAAGCTCGGGAACCTGA
- the hybA gene encoding hydrogenase 2 operon protein HybA, whose translation MSIARRQFLKTAGLGIAAMAATPAHAWESKAPEDPLGCLVDVTRCIGCRKCELACNQVNKLPEPETSFEDMRVLDTKRRPTAGSYTVVNRYYPGQLTERGELVPSFVKIQCMHCQDPACVSACVTGALSKKENGTVHYDVGKCIGCRYCMVACPFEIPAYDFHNPLTPQVRKCTFCLERLEDGKMPGCASICPTEAITFGKRSTLLKLARERIDNDPSRYENHIYGEHEGGGTSWLYVAGTPFAKLGFPRVPLEPLPRRSETIQHALFSYLWSPALLFGGLALTMKMLSGEKSHPDKE comes from the coding sequence ATGAGTATCGCTCGTCGGCAATTCCTCAAAACAGCCGGCCTGGGCATCGCCGCCATGGCTGCGACGCCAGCCCACGCTTGGGAATCCAAGGCACCGGAAGACCCGCTTGGCTGTCTGGTCGACGTGACCCGCTGCATCGGCTGCCGCAAATGCGAACTGGCCTGCAATCAGGTCAACAAGCTGCCCGAACCCGAAACATCCTTCGAGGACATGCGCGTGCTCGACACCAAACGCCGCCCCACGGCCGGCTCATACACGGTCGTGAACCGCTATTATCCGGGCCAGCTCACTGAACGCGGCGAACTGGTACCCAGTTTCGTCAAAATCCAGTGCATGCATTGCCAGGACCCGGCCTGCGTCTCGGCCTGCGTCACCGGCGCTCTCTCCAAGAAGGAAAACGGAACGGTGCATTACGACGTCGGCAAATGCATCGGCTGCCGCTACTGCATGGTCGCCTGCCCGTTCGAAATTCCGGCCTACGATTTCCATAACCCGCTCACCCCGCAAGTACGCAAATGCACCTTCTGCCTGGAGCGGCTCGAAGACGGCAAGATGCCGGGCTGCGCCTCCATCTGTCCTACCGAGGCCATCACCTTCGGCAAGCGTTCGACGCTTCTGAAACTGGCGCGGGAGCGCATCGATAACGACCCCAGCCGCTACGAGAACCACATCTACGGCGAACACGAGGGCGGTGGCACAAGCTGGCTGTACGTCGCAGGAACCCCCTTCGCCAAACTCGGATTCCCCCGCGTGCCGCTTGAGCCCCTGCCCAGACGCAGCGAAACCATCCAGCATGCCCTGTTCAGCTACCTGTGGTC
- a CDS encoding LL-diaminopimelate aminotransferase — translation MIRINENYTKLKASYLFADIARRVNAFQQASPDKKVIRLGIGDVTEPLPEAVVAAFHQGVDEMASAGTFRGYGPEQGYDFLRELIAKEDFQSRGADIAADEIFVSDGAKCDTGNIQELFAGDIRIAIPDPVYPVYVDTNVMAGRTGANVDGRYEGLVYLDGTRDNGFIPELPGEPVDLIYLCYPNNPTGATITTAQLKAWVDYARENKALILFDAAYEAFIRDPELPKSIYEIKGAREVAIEFRSLSKTAGFTGTRLAFTVVPKTCMAYDNEGNAHSLHAMWNRRHTTKFNGVSYPVQKAAAAVYSPEGKAQAKALVDHYLNNASIIRKEMTLLGYDCVGGENSPYVWIDGKMGSWDFFDMLLAKAAVVCTPGAGFGTCGEGYIRISAFNSLANVQEAMERLRSVLK, via the coding sequence ATGATCCGCATCAATGAGAATTATACGAAGCTCAAGGCCTCCTATCTTTTCGCCGACATCGCCCGCCGTGTGAATGCCTTCCAGCAGGCAAGCCCCGACAAGAAGGTCATCCGCCTCGGTATCGGGGACGTGACCGAACCTTTGCCCGAAGCCGTGGTCGCAGCCTTTCATCAGGGCGTGGACGAGATGGCCAGCGCTGGCACCTTTCGCGGCTACGGTCCGGAACAGGGCTATGACTTTCTGCGCGAACTGATCGCCAAAGAGGATTTTCAGTCGCGCGGCGCGGACATCGCCGCGGACGAGATCTTTGTCAGTGACGGGGCCAAGTGCGATACGGGCAACATCCAGGAACTTTTCGCCGGCGACATCCGCATCGCCATTCCCGATCCGGTCTATCCCGTCTACGTGGACACCAACGTCATGGCCGGACGTACCGGCGCCAACGTGGACGGCCGTTACGAAGGCCTGGTCTACCTCGACGGAACTCGGGACAACGGATTTATTCCCGAACTGCCGGGCGAGCCCGTGGACTTGATCTATCTGTGCTATCCCAACAACCCTACAGGCGCGACCATCACCACGGCGCAGCTCAAAGCCTGGGTTGATTACGCCCGCGAGAACAAGGCGCTCATTCTTTTCGACGCCGCCTACGAGGCCTTCATTCGCGACCCTGAGCTGCCCAAATCCATCTACGAGATCAAGGGTGCGCGCGAGGTGGCCATCGAGTTCCGCTCGCTGTCCAAGACCGCCGGTTTCACGGGCACGCGTCTGGCATTCACCGTGGTACCTAAGACCTGCATGGCCTATGACAACGAGGGCAACGCGCACAGCCTGCACGCCATGTGGAACCGCCGTCACACCACCAAATTCAACGGCGTGTCCTATCCGGTGCAAAAAGCCGCGGCGGCCGTCTATTCGCCCGAGGGCAAGGCGCAGGCCAAGGCGCTGGTGGACCATTACCTGAACAATGCGTCCATTATCCGCAAGGAAATGACCCTGCTTGGCTATGACTGCGTGGGCGGGGAAAATTCACCGTATGTCTGGATCGACGGCAAGATGGGCTCGTGGGATTTTTTTGACATGCTCCTTGCCAAGGCCGCCGTGGTCTGCACTCCGGGGGCGGGCTTCGGAACCTGCGGGGAAGGCTACATCCGTATCTCCGCGTTCAACAGTCTGGCCAACGTCCAGGAAGCCATGGAGCGGCTGCGCTCCGTTTTGAAGTAG
- the murJ gene encoding murein biosynthesis integral membrane protein MurJ, whose protein sequence is MSTNRTIAKNASIVSGATMLSRVLGLVRDLIMAYALGASVLADAFFVAFRVPNLLRSLFAEGSLTMAFVPTFVKIRQSEGDRAAFTLARSIQFWLVVILGLLTIFVLLFPKAVTLLIASGFAAKRPELFELTASLVQICFPYILFISGVALCMGILNSMGHFLLPALAPCILNIVLICASLLAIKVGGNVAVYLAWGVLVAGIGQWLLQQPILRSKGFSWIGPVQPTGPGVRRIGTLMLPTILGSAVYQINILISTGMASFLPEGSVSYLYYADRLFQFPLGVFGVAVGVATLPSLSLLAAPEKRAEFKDTLATSLGLTLFVNLPAAAGLAGLSLPLVDLLFGRGAFSDAAVHGTAMALLGYVVGLPAFSSVRSLASAYYALGDTKTPVRVAVGSLCVFVVAGYAGMQVLGHVGLALASSVSAWFNVVLLGFFLRRHCGAWFRVNRDIVLSFALSLAMLFGCWASTRLGPFCLLFIPVWALAYMGAGFALNISQARLFADVLGRRLWRKRA, encoded by the coding sequence GTGTCCACCAACCGAACCATCGCCAAGAACGCCTCCATCGTCTCCGGGGCCACCATGCTCAGCCGGGTGCTGGGGCTCGTGCGCGATTTGATCATGGCCTATGCCCTGGGCGCGTCCGTGCTGGCCGACGCCTTTTTTGTCGCCTTTCGCGTGCCCAACCTGCTCAGAAGCCTCTTTGCTGAAGGATCCCTGACCATGGCCTTCGTGCCCACCTTCGTCAAAATCCGGCAGAGCGAGGGGGACAGGGCCGCCTTTACCCTGGCCCGTTCCATCCAGTTCTGGCTAGTGGTCATTTTGGGCCTGCTTACGATTTTTGTTCTGCTTTTTCCCAAGGCCGTTACCCTGCTCATCGCCTCCGGTTTCGCGGCCAAGCGGCCCGAGCTTTTTGAACTGACCGCGAGCCTGGTCCAGATCTGCTTTCCCTACATCCTGTTCATTTCCGGCGTGGCCCTGTGCATGGGCATTTTAAACAGCATGGGCCATTTTCTCCTCCCGGCTTTGGCTCCGTGCATCCTCAACATCGTACTCATCTGCGCGAGCCTCCTGGCCATCAAGGTTGGCGGGAACGTGGCCGTGTACCTAGCCTGGGGCGTGCTCGTGGCCGGGATCGGGCAGTGGCTTCTGCAACAGCCCATACTGCGCTCCAAAGGCTTTTCCTGGATCGGCCCGGTGCAGCCGACCGGCCCCGGCGTGCGCCGCATCGGCACGCTCATGCTGCCCACCATCCTGGGCTCGGCCGTGTACCAGATCAATATCCTCATCAGCACGGGCATGGCCTCCTTTCTGCCCGAGGGATCCGTGTCGTACCTCTATTACGCGGACCGGCTCTTTCAGTTTCCTTTGGGCGTCTTCGGCGTGGCCGTGGGCGTGGCCACCCTGCCGTCGCTCTCCCTTTTGGCCGCGCCGGAGAAGCGCGCCGAGTTCAAGGACACCCTGGCCACCTCCCTGGGCCTGACCCTGTTCGTGAACCTGCCCGCCGCCGCAGGCCTGGCCGGATTGTCACTGCCGCTGGTCGATCTGCTCTTCGGGCGCGGGGCGTTCTCCGATGCCGCCGTGCACGGCACGGCCATGGCCCTGCTCGGCTACGTGGTCGGCCTGCCCGCATTTTCCAGCGTGCGCTCCCTGGCTTCGGCCTATTATGCGCTGGGCGACACCAAGACGCCCGTGCGCGTGGCCGTGGGCAGCCTGTGCGTCTTCGTGGTCGCGGGCTACGCGGGCATGCAGGTGCTCGGGCATGTGGGGCTGGCCCTGGCCTCGTCCGTATCGGCCTGGTTCAACGTCGTGCTGCTGGGATTTTTTCTGCGGCGGCATTGCGGAGCGTGGTTCAGGGTCAACCGCGACATCGTCCTCTCCTTTGCCCTGAGCCTGGCCATGCTTTTCGGATGCTGGGCCAGCACCCGGCTCGGTCCGTTCTGTCTGCTCTTCATTCCCGTCTGGGCGCTGGCGTACATGGGCGCGGGATTCGCGCTGAACATAAGCCAGGCCAGGCTTTTCGCCGACGTGCTGGGGCGGCGGTTATGGCGTAAAAGGGCCTGA
- the larC gene encoding nickel pincer cofactor biosynthesis protein LarC, whose translation MPELHLDCPAGIAGDMFLAAMADLGVDLSALESAFARAGVEVGVAALDARDKGIRGKRLEILAPHVQPMRHLGELTAIVRALPFSERVRKRSEDALTRLAEVEAGVHGCAVADVHFHEVGAVDILVDVVGAFWALETLGISRVTCSRLPWFSGTVRCAHGLMPLPAPATTVLLQGKPVYPTQFEGELITPTGALLLDKMVDEFTSGPTGRLERTGLGLGTMELPTVNGLRLLLLAGEGPGLERIMVLETNVDHLTGEEIGGVFAVLLDAGALDVLFLPGVMKKNRPGGLLQVLCKPEDLARIRDLTFAQTMTLGLRMTETTRSVLPRAASVRATPWGEVSAKETEIGGQRYARPEFEALQALAKRTGRSVAQLRYLLGEE comes from the coding sequence ATGCCCGAGTTGCATCTTGATTGTCCAGCCGGGATCGCCGGCGACATGTTTTTGGCGGCCATGGCCGATCTGGGAGTGGATTTGTCTGCGCTGGAGTCTGCCTTCGCCCGGGCCGGGGTGGAGGTCGGGGTTGCGGCCCTGGACGCCCGGGACAAGGGCATACGGGGCAAGCGCCTGGAGATTCTTGCGCCTCATGTCCAGCCCATGCGCCATCTGGGCGAGCTGACCGCAATTGTTCGCGCACTGCCGTTTTCGGAGCGGGTCCGGAAGCGGTCCGAAGACGCCCTGACGCGCCTGGCCGAAGTGGAGGCCGGGGTGCATGGCTGCGCGGTGGCGGACGTCCATTTTCACGAGGTCGGGGCCGTGGACATCCTGGTCGATGTGGTCGGGGCGTTTTGGGCTCTGGAGACGCTGGGCATCAGCCGCGTGACCTGTTCCCGCCTGCCCTGGTTTTCCGGTACGGTGCGCTGCGCCCACGGGCTCATGCCCCTGCCCGCCCCGGCGACCACGGTTCTTTTGCAGGGCAAGCCCGTGTACCCGACGCAATTTGAAGGGGAGCTGATCACGCCCACCGGGGCCTTGCTGCTTGACAAGATGGTCGATGAATTCACGTCGGGTCCGACTGGCCGCCTTGAACGGACCGGATTGGGGCTTGGGACCATGGAACTGCCCACGGTCAACGGTCTGCGACTTTTGCTTTTGGCGGGCGAGGGGCCTGGACTGGAACGGATCATGGTGCTGGAGACCAATGTCGATCATCTCACCGGCGAGGAGATAGGCGGGGTTTTCGCAGTATTGCTTGATGCCGGGGCGCTCGATGTGCTTTTTCTGCCCGGAGTGATGAAGAAGAACCGGCCCGGTGGGCTGTTGCAGGTGCTCTGCAAACCTGAGGATCTGGCCCGTATCCGCGACCTGACCTTTGCCCAGACCATGACCCTTGGTCTGCGCATGACCGAGACGACCCGGTCCGTGCTGCCCCGCGCCGCGTCCGTTCGGGCCACGCCCTGGGGAGAGGTGAGCGCCAAGGAGACGGAAATTGGAGGGCAGCGCTACGCCCGTCCCGAATTCGAGGCCCTGCAGGCCCTGGCCAAACGGACGGGTCGGTCCGTGGCCCAGTTACGCTACCTGTTGGGCGAGGAGTAA
- a CDS encoding CBS and ACT domain-containing protein, translating into MIIKDWMTKDVITVDPETSMMRAAKLMKEKGIRRLPVVDDKGKVVGMLSDRDVKEASPSKATTLDVHELYYLLSEIKVKNIMTPSPITIRESDTVVKCAAIMHDKKISGLPVLNDKDELVGIMTQNEVYSVLLSITGIYHGGVQIGLKLTDERGSLKEVLDCIRGHKARISSILTSYDKVEKGYRQVFIRIMDMDKSALNELQKDLTEKYNLTFWVRDNIN; encoded by the coding sequence ATGATCATAAAAGATTGGATGACCAAGGACGTTATCACCGTGGATCCCGAAACCTCCATGATGCGGGCGGCCAAGCTGATGAAGGAAAAAGGCATCCGCCGTTTGCCCGTGGTCGACGACAAGGGCAAAGTCGTGGGCATGCTCAGCGACCGCGACGTGAAGGAAGCCTCGCCCTCCAAGGCCACGACCCTTGACGTGCACGAGCTTTACTACCTGCTCTCCGAAATCAAGGTCAAAAACATCATGACCCCGAGCCCCATCACCATCCGGGAATCGGACACGGTGGTGAAGTGCGCGGCCATCATGCACGACAAAAAAATTTCCGGCCTGCCCGTCCTGAACGACAAGGACGAACTGGTCGGGATCATGACCCAGAACGAGGTCTACAGCGTCCTTTTGAGCATCACCGGCATTTACCACGGAGGCGTGCAGATCGGCCTCAAACTGACCGACGAGCGAGGCAGCCTCAAGGAAGTGCTTGACTGCATCCGCGGACACAAGGCCCGCATCAGCTCCATCCTCACCTCCTACGACAAGGTCGAGAAGGGCTATCGTCAGGTCTTCATCCGCATCATGGACATGGACAAATCCGCGCTGAACGAATTGCAGAAAGACTTGACCGAAAAATACAACCTGACCTTCTGGGTCCGGGACAACATCAACTAA
- a CDS encoding carbon-nitrogen hydrolase family protein, which translates to MKIAAVQLSGLPGDVSGNLDKISVAVQAGAEASCRLLLFPEIADLGYDMPSIALAGRDWWPRVRDKLMALAREHEICLVCGVCLPGPDGLANALVAFGPTGDILARYRKIHLFTAVDADETEVFSPGSEIVCFDFEGVRFGLSVCYDLRFPELYRVQALHGCQAMLLASAWPKRRIDIWQTLCAARALENQCYLLGANRTGDQGAFPFGGRSLFVTPGGEITLASADQEGVITGTVDLAELAVIRQNIPALAHRRPELYAKVVDNSTESL; encoded by the coding sequence ATGAAAATCGCCGCAGTTCAACTATCCGGACTTCCAGGAGATGTCAGCGGCAATCTGGACAAAATCAGCGTTGCGGTCCAGGCGGGGGCCGAAGCATCCTGCCGCCTGCTGCTTTTCCCTGAAATTGCGGACCTCGGCTACGACATGCCGTCCATCGCCCTTGCCGGCCGAGACTGGTGGCCTCGGGTTCGGGACAAGCTGATGGCTCTGGCGCGGGAACATGAAATCTGTCTGGTCTGCGGCGTGTGCCTGCCCGGGCCGGATGGACTGGCCAACGCGCTGGTCGCCTTCGGACCAACCGGCGACATACTGGCCAGATACCGCAAAATCCATCTCTTCACGGCCGTAGATGCCGACGAAACCGAAGTCTTCAGCCCCGGTAGCGAAATCGTCTGTTTCGATTTCGAGGGAGTCCGTTTCGGTCTCTCCGTGTGTTACGACCTGCGCTTTCCCGAACTGTACCGGGTGCAGGCCCTTCACGGGTGCCAGGCCATGCTGCTGGCTTCGGCCTGGCCGAAGAGGCGCATCGACATCTGGCAGACGCTCTGCGCGGCCCGGGCGCTGGAAAACCAGTGCTACCTGCTGGGAGCGAACCGGACCGGCGACCAGGGGGCCTTCCCCTTCGGCGGCCGCTCCCTTTTCGTCACGCCTGGCGGCGAAATCACACTGGCAAGCGCGGATCAAGAAGGCGTAATCACAGGCACGGTCGACCTGGCCGAACTTGCCGTCATCCGTCAAAACATCCCGGCCCTGGCTCATCGCCGCCCCGAGCTCTATGCCAAAGTTGTGGACAATTCGACAGAGAGCCTTTGA
- a CDS encoding YaiI/YqxD family protein produces the protein MAETPMRIWVDADACPRVIKDILYRAAERRKIRLILVANSRFPVPKSEFIDFMQVGAGFDKADLAIVEQARNGDLVITTDIPLAAGVIEKGGLGLSPRGELFTPDNIRSRLTMRDFLDEMRGSGVMTGGPSALGARDRQEFANQLDRLLTGRGY, from the coding sequence ATGGCCGAGACACCGATGCGCATCTGGGTCGACGCCGACGCCTGCCCCAGAGTCATCAAAGACATCCTCTACCGCGCGGCCGAACGGCGCAAAATCCGCCTAATTCTGGTGGCCAACTCGCGCTTCCCCGTCCCCAAATCGGAATTCATAGATTTCATGCAGGTCGGCGCGGGCTTCGACAAGGCGGACCTGGCCATCGTGGAGCAGGCGCGAAACGGGGATCTGGTCATCACCACCGACATCCCGCTGGCCGCCGGGGTCATTGAAAAAGGCGGCCTGGGCCTGAGCCCCCGGGGCGAACTGTTCACGCCGGACAATATCCGCAGCCGCCTGACCATGCGCGATTTTCTGGACGAGATGCGCGGCAGCGGAGTCATGACCGGCGGGCCGTCGGCCCTTGGCGCCAGGGATCGGCAGGAATTCGCCAACCAGCTGGACCGGCTGCTGACCGGGCGGGGATACTGA
- a CDS encoding Crp/Fnr family transcriptional regulator, which yields MHALEEMSLLKGLTSQELTGLARGAVWKTFASGEFVFHQGDEARYFYVLYSGMLKLFRSTVDGRDQTVYLVEEGDPFCLCSLYGAEVLPVSALTMTACEVVAFSRECMEEQLRRSSLVLLNIVRVLNTRLMHSYQMIEDLALRSIHQRVASFLLHAARVRGGDSLRVTLSVSRQEVAKILGTTPETISRVLARLCQDGLIEARGREIVLLDYQGMVDVAG from the coding sequence ATGCATGCGTTGGAAGAAATGAGCCTGCTGAAGGGTCTCACCTCTCAGGAGTTGACCGGACTGGCGCGGGGCGCGGTCTGGAAAACTTTCGCTTCCGGTGAATTCGTCTTTCATCAGGGCGATGAGGCCAGATATTTTTATGTGCTTTATTCGGGCATGCTCAAGCTTTTTCGCAGCACGGTCGATGGTCGGGACCAAACCGTTTATCTGGTGGAAGAGGGCGATCCGTTTTGTCTGTGCTCCTTGTACGGGGCCGAGGTCCTGCCGGTCAGCGCGCTGACCATGACCGCCTGCGAGGTGGTCGCTTTTTCGAGGGAATGCATGGAGGAACAGTTACGCCGCTCTTCGCTGGTACTGCTCAACATCGTGCGGGTGCTCAACACCCGGCTCATGCATTCGTATCAGATGATCGAGGACCTGGCCCTGCGCAGCATCCACCAGCGCGTGGCCTCCTTTCTACTGCATGCGGCCCGGGTCCGGGGCGGGGATTCGCTCCGCGTGACCCTTTCGGTCTCCCGGCAGGAGGTAGCCAAGATTCTGGGCACCACGCCGGAGACCATCTCCCGCGTCCTGGCGCGGCTGTGCCAGGACGGGCTGATCGAGGCCCGGGGACGCGAGATCGTCCTGCTCGATTACCAGGGCATGGTGGACGTGGCGGGGTAA